The following are encoded together in the Limanda limanda chromosome 12, fLimLim1.1, whole genome shotgun sequence genome:
- the ttc8 gene encoding tetratricopeptide repeat protein 8 — protein sequence MEVSMDPLFLAWSYSRRRKLQQCSDICTKILQDNPYDQAAWGLKTRALTEMVYIDEVEVDQEGIAEMMLDESSIAQVARPGTSLRLPGTSQGGGPTAAVRPMTHAGRPITGFVRPSTQSGRPGTMEQAIRTPRTASTARPVTSASGRFIRLGTASMLTNPEGPFINLSRLNLAKYSQKPNLSRTLFEYIFHHENDVKNALDLAAQATEHAQFKDWWWKVQLGKCYYRLGLYREAEKQFRSALNHQEVVDTFLYLAKVYQRLDQPITALNLFKQGLDHFPGEVTLLTGIARIHEEMNNISSATEYYKDVLKQDNTHVEAIACIGSNHFYTDQPEVALRFYRRLLQMGVYNCQLYNNLGLCCFYAQQYDMTLSSFERALALVDNDEEQADVWYNIGHVAVGIGDLTLAYQCFKLSLAFNNDHAEAYNNLAVLELRKGRVEQSKAFLQTAASLAPHMYEPHFNLSILSEKIGDLQSSYTAAQKSEDAFPEHVDTQQLLKQLRQHFAVV from the exons ATGGAGGTGAGCATGGACCCGCTGTTTCTGGCCTGGAGCTACTCCAGGAGGCGGAAACTCCAGCAGTGTTCGGacatctgcaccaaaatatTACAAGACAACCCATACGACCAG gCTGCCTGGGGCCTGAAAACTCGTGCTCTGACAGAGATGGTATACATAGACGAAGTTGAGGTCGACCAGGAGGGCATTGCTGAGATGATGCTGGATGAGAGCTCGATAGCTCAAGTTGCAC GCCCCGGAACATCACTGAGGCTCCCGGGAACAAGTCAGGGCGGGGGGCCCACAGCAGCTGTCAG GCCTATGACACATGCCGGGCGTCCCATCACAGGGTTTGTGAGACCCAGCACACAGTCAGGGCGTCCTGGGACGATGGAGCAGGCCATCAGAACTCCCCGCACTGCGAGCACTGCTCGGCCGGTCACGAGTGCTTCTGGTAGATTCATCCGTCTGGGAACG GCTTCAATGCTGACCAATCCAGAGGGACCATTTATTAACTTGTCAAGACTAAATCTGGCCAAGTATTCCCAAAAGCCCAACTTGTCCAGG ACGCTGTTTGAGTACATCTTCCATCATGAAAACGACGTGAAAAAT GCTCTAGATTTGGCTGCGCAAGCTACTGAACATGCTCAGTTCAAAGACTGGTGGTGGAAAGTTCAGCTGGGAAAATGTTACTACAG GCTTGGCTTATACAGAGAAGCAGAAAAACAGTTTCGATCAGCTCTCAACCACCAGGAGGTGGTAGACACATTTCTCTATCTGGCAAAG gtttACCAGCGCCTTGATCAACCAATAACAGCACTCAATCTTTTCAAGCAAGGCCTGGACCACTTCCCCGGTGAGGTCACCCTTCTAACAGGGATCGCTCGGATTCATGAG GAGATGAACAACATTTCATCAGCCACAGAGTACTACAAAGACGTGCTGAAGCAGGACAACACTCACGTGGAGGCCATAGCGTGTATAGGCAGCAATCACTTCTATACTGATCAGCCAGAGGTCGCCCTGCGGTTCTACAG ACGGCTGCTCCAGATGGGGGTGTATAACTGCCAGCTCTACAACAACCTGGGCCTGTGCTGCTTCTACGCGCAGCAGTACGATATGACTCTGTCGTCCTTTGAGAGAGCTCTGGCCCTGGTGGACAATGATGAGGAGCAGGCTGATGTTTGGTACAACATAGGCCATGTGGCTGTG GGCATAGGAGACTTGACACTGGCCTACCAGTGTTTTAAACTGTCTCTGGCTTTTAACAATGACCACGCTGAGGCCTACAACAACTTGGCTGTGCTGGAGCTACGCAAAGGCCGTGTTGAGCAG TCTAAGGCCTTCCTACAGACAGCTGCATCCCTGGCCCCTCACATGTACGAGCCACACTTCAATCTCTCCATTCTCTCTGAAAAG aTTGGAGACCTTCAGAGCAGCTACACCGCAGCTCAAAAGTCTGAGGATGCTTTTCCTGAGCACGTTGACACTCAGCAGCTTCTCAAGCAACTTCGGCAGCACTTTGCGGTGGTGTGA